The following proteins come from a genomic window of Alicyclobacillus dauci:
- a CDS encoding Gfo/Idh/MocA family protein has translation MSGTVRKVGLVGLALSHPFTFAEILQRTSDVELHFWDSCPERMKAFDDQFPNAVAHTDFAELLETGLSGVMICTESHLHHQFSIPFIRRNIPTFIDKCMTVDSRSLSELQEAVNADSLVFSSSILRFSPVFRRQADRTQQVDRSHILHAQASVFHSIEGYLKPANAWQDDPTRGGGTLVNMGVHGLELMFLNFGSDVRRVFAQSTKRVFDQSQSEDFGLIHLAYADGLICTIQLVGASHVHGYGMIVITREGTDSVWIPSVDAESPLEEYGYVGCVDEFRRMTDGIAPAVSFADTVRAVEVLLAARHSAACGTWVSLA, from the coding sequence ATGTCGGGGACTGTTCGTAAGGTTGGGTTGGTGGGACTCGCCCTCAGCCATCCATTTACATTTGCGGAGATTTTACAGAGAACCTCCGATGTCGAGCTTCATTTTTGGGATAGTTGTCCGGAGCGGATGAAGGCATTTGATGATCAGTTCCCCAATGCAGTAGCCCACACGGACTTTGCTGAACTGCTTGAAACGGGTCTAAGCGGTGTCATGATCTGTACTGAGAGCCACCTCCATCACCAGTTTTCCATTCCGTTTATCCGCCGGAACATCCCGACGTTTATCGACAAGTGTATGACTGTCGACAGCCGTTCGCTATCAGAACTACAGGAAGCAGTGAATGCAGATTCGTTGGTTTTCAGTTCGTCCATATTGCGATTCAGTCCCGTGTTTCGTCGGCAGGCGGATCGAACTCAGCAAGTCGACCGTAGTCACATTCTGCACGCACAAGCATCTGTATTCCACTCGATAGAGGGGTATCTCAAGCCAGCGAACGCATGGCAGGATGATCCGACGCGCGGTGGCGGGACACTTGTCAATATGGGTGTTCACGGCTTAGAACTGATGTTTCTCAATTTTGGATCCGATGTGCGGCGGGTGTTTGCGCAAAGCACAAAGCGCGTGTTCGACCAAAGCCAATCAGAGGACTTCGGGTTGATCCACTTGGCCTATGCTGATGGCTTGATCTGCACGATACAGCTGGTTGGGGCAAGTCATGTACACGGGTATGGCATGATCGTTATCACCCGTGAGGGAACGGATTCCGTATGGATTCCATCTGTCGATGCCGAATCACCGCTCGAGGAATACGGGTACGTCGGGTGTGTTGACGAGTTTCGGCGCATGACGGATGGGATTGCACCCGCTGTGTCGTTCGCTGATACGGTTCGTGCCGTGGAAGTGCTGTTGGCGGCACGTCATTCAGCTGCATGTGGAACGTGGGTATCCCTTGCTTAA
- a CDS encoding Gfo/Idh/MocA family protein, with protein MSPNKIRFGIVGCGVISPLHAENILACPDTELVAVSDVDLDKAKTFAQTYGVSQVYQDYEEMLRDGSVDVVSVCVPSGFHGEVVVRAAQYGKHVLCEKPLEITSPRMTDMITACRRADVRLGVVYQRRAFPVSQAVKQAISDGAFGRLVLCDAQLKYYRDEAYYNSAGWRGTWKFDGGGALMNQGVHGVDLIQWLAGGVKRVFGRAAALVRNIEVEDTAVAVVEYQNGAFGVIEGATSVYPERLTRFELHGERGTVIFDDTGIVEWTIRDSNVAAPSVNNQDFNGHYAFVQDMAAAILEHRDPMVSGEEARKAVDIIHAIYESANTGKEIVL; from the coding sequence ATGTCACCGAACAAGATCCGCTTTGGCATCGTCGGGTGCGGTGTGATATCGCCTCTTCACGCCGAAAATATCCTCGCGTGCCCGGACACCGAGTTGGTTGCTGTGTCGGATGTCGATCTCGACAAGGCCAAGACGTTTGCACAGACGTACGGTGTCTCTCAAGTCTATCAAGACTACGAGGAAATGTTGCGAGACGGCTCAGTGGATGTCGTCAGTGTATGCGTGCCGAGCGGTTTTCACGGTGAAGTTGTCGTGAGGGCGGCTCAGTATGGGAAACACGTTCTTTGTGAAAAGCCACTGGAAATTACGAGCCCGCGCATGACGGACATGATCACAGCTTGCCGGCGGGCCGATGTCCGACTCGGAGTCGTCTATCAAAGACGTGCCTTTCCTGTCAGTCAGGCGGTTAAACAGGCCATCTCGGATGGAGCGTTCGGGAGACTCGTGCTCTGTGATGCACAGTTAAAGTACTACCGTGACGAGGCATATTACAATTCCGCCGGGTGGCGGGGAACATGGAAGTTTGACGGCGGCGGTGCACTGATGAACCAAGGGGTTCACGGTGTCGATCTGATCCAATGGCTGGCCGGCGGTGTGAAGCGTGTGTTTGGGAGGGCAGCTGCCTTAGTTCGCAATATCGAAGTGGAGGATACGGCTGTGGCAGTGGTGGAGTACCAAAATGGTGCATTTGGCGTGATCGAGGGAGCGACGAGTGTGTACCCTGAGCGACTCACGCGCTTTGAGCTTCATGGCGAGCGCGGAACCGTTATTTTTGACGACACCGGCATTGTCGAATGGACAATTCGGGATTCGAACGTGGCCGCACCCAGTGTCAACAACCAGGACTTTAACGGTCACTATGCCTTCGTGCAGGACATGGCAGCGGCCATTCTAGAACACCGCGATCCAATGGTCTCTGGAGAAGAGGCCCGCAAGGCAGTTGACATCATTCATGCAATTTATGAGTCGGCAAATACCGGAAAGGAAATTGTATTGTGA
- a CDS encoding mandelate racemase/muconate lactonizing enzyme family protein, with protein sequence MRIVSVDIFPMSLPMRQSFQIAAGSVGDRATGAPHVYVRVVTEEGFTGWGEARPSHRWSYETIETVVSTIRNYLAPAILGCRIDNLEGVHQAMDGVIANGPQIGQPIAKSAIDMAIHDAAARACHRPLSFLWSRPKPIDAALSYLISSRDPREVEAKAQAAISQGFTGIDVKIGFGLETDLAILEAIETVGQQVFLRVDANQGYQLSDARVVGNYLARIGANVFEQPLKAHDLHGHATLRSVIDVPIALDESILSPRDVMTAARVEACDAIVVKVTKMGGLGRAKLSGEIAHELGLDLLGGGLTESTLGLSAGALLFDAIGITHPVDLNGPFFLQDDPVVNKGNLEGGVIQLPIGDGLGCDISLTKLEEFTVST encoded by the coding sequence GTGAGAATTGTCAGCGTCGATATATTTCCTATGAGTTTGCCGATGCGGCAGAGTTTTCAAATCGCTGCGGGGTCAGTAGGGGATCGTGCGACTGGTGCGCCACACGTCTACGTTCGCGTCGTGACAGAGGAAGGGTTTACAGGTTGGGGCGAAGCGCGCCCTAGCCATCGTTGGAGCTATGAGACCATCGAGACGGTCGTGTCAACGATCCGCAACTACTTGGCCCCAGCGATCTTAGGGTGTCGAATCGATAACCTTGAGGGAGTCCACCAGGCAATGGACGGAGTCATTGCCAACGGGCCACAAATCGGTCAGCCCATTGCAAAGTCGGCCATCGATATGGCCATTCACGACGCTGCGGCAAGGGCATGTCACCGCCCGCTGTCGTTTCTCTGGAGTCGACCCAAGCCGATTGATGCGGCCCTTTCCTATCTGATTAGCAGCCGGGATCCGAGGGAAGTAGAAGCCAAAGCGCAAGCGGCTATTTCCCAGGGGTTTACAGGTATTGACGTGAAGATCGGGTTTGGGCTGGAAACGGACTTAGCCATCCTTGAGGCGATTGAGACAGTTGGACAACAAGTGTTTCTTCGCGTCGATGCCAATCAAGGCTATCAACTGTCTGATGCGCGGGTCGTGGGGAACTATTTAGCTCGCATTGGGGCAAACGTGTTTGAACAGCCGCTGAAAGCTCATGACCTGCACGGCCACGCAACTCTGCGGAGCGTGATAGACGTTCCGATAGCGTTGGATGAATCCATCCTGTCCCCACGGGATGTCATGACTGCCGCTCGTGTTGAGGCTTGCGATGCCATCGTCGTTAAGGTTACAAAAATGGGCGGACTTGGACGGGCCAAACTCAGTGGCGAGATCGCACATGAGTTGGGACTTGATTTGCTGGGCGGCGGCTTGACGGAATCCACACTGGGGTTGTCCGCCGGTGCTTTACTCTTTGATGCCATCGGGATCACGCACCCAGTTGACTTGAACGGGCCTTTTTTTCTCCAAGACGATCCGGTGGTCAACAAAGGAAATCTGGAAGGCGGAGTGATTCAACTGCCCATCGGGGATGGACTCGGGTGCGATATCAGCTTGACTAAGTTAGAGGAATTCACCGTCTCGACGTGA